One Nostoc sp. UHCC 0302 DNA window includes the following coding sequences:
- a CDS encoding Uma2 family endonuclease: MLNYNPLPCLPSAEDLPDSDDEPVDNQLQHLIPGLLEAILAWLWVSRMDWFFGVDMGIYYDPELPPIVPDGFLSLGVERVFDENLRLSYVLWEEKVMPIMALEVVSHRRRGEYTSKKKLYAEMEILYYVVYNPQRRRKPPLEVYRFINGEYVLQPGNIIWLPEIGLAIGYERGTYQGITRDWLYWYDEQGMRYLTPEERASAAEQRAATAEQRAQRLAEELRRLGIDPDSLS; the protein is encoded by the coding sequence ATGTTAAATTACAACCCATTGCCCTGCTTACCCTCCGCTGAGGACTTGCCCGACTCTGACGATGAACCTGTAGATAACCAACTACAACATTTGATTCCTGGCTTGCTAGAAGCCATCCTAGCTTGGTTATGGGTAAGCCGCATGGATTGGTTTTTTGGGGTTGATATGGGGATATATTACGATCCCGAATTACCGCCGATTGTACCCGATGGGTTTTTAAGTTTGGGAGTCGAGCGAGTTTTTGATGAGAACTTGCGCTTAAGTTATGTGCTGTGGGAAGAAAAAGTGATGCCGATTATGGCATTAGAAGTTGTTTCTCACAGACGGCGTGGGGAATACACTAGCAAAAAGAAACTTTATGCTGAGATGGAGATTTTGTATTATGTTGTCTACAATCCCCAACGCCGTAGAAAACCACCTTTAGAAGTTTATCGGTTTATAAATGGTGAATATGTATTGCAGCCAGGAAATATAATTTGGTTACCAGAGATAGGTTTAGCAATTGGTTATGAACGGGGAACCTATCAGGGAATTACGCGGGATTGGTTGTATTGGTATGACGAGCAAGGGATGAGATATTTAACGCCGGAGGAACGGGCTAGCGCTGCCGAACAACGCGCTGCAACTGCTGAACAACGCGCTCAAAGGCTGGCGGAAGAATTGCGAAGGTTAGGGATAGATCCAGATTCTTTGAGTTGA
- a CDS encoding cysteine desulfurase, producing MTFTRTRTLADEVRADFPILHQEVNGKPLVYLDNAATSQKPLLVLNALRNYYEQYNANVHRGAHSLSAKATDAYEGARDKVAKFINAASRQEIIYTRNASEAINLVAYSWGMNNLQPGDEIILSVMEHHSNIVPWQFVAQKTGAVLKFVELTPEETFDLEQFKNLISDKTKLVSVVHISNALGCINPVQEIGAIAHRYGAKFLVDACQSVPHFPVDVQEIDCDWLVASGHKMCAPTGIGFLYGKLELLESMPPFFGGGEMIAEVFLDHSTYAELPHKFEAGTPAIGEAIALGAAVDYLTNIGMDKIHAYEAELTAYLFQQLEQIPQIRIYGPKPNAKGEGRAALATFTAADVHANDLSTLLDQEGVAIRSGHHCTQPLHRYLGLAATARASLSFYNTREEIDVFIKALKDTLDFFAGFAG from the coding sequence ATGACTTTTACCCGTACAAGAACCCTTGCTGATGAAGTTCGCGCTGACTTTCCGATATTGCATCAGGAAGTCAACGGTAAGCCCTTAGTTTACCTTGATAACGCGGCGACATCACAAAAACCTTTACTCGTATTAAACGCTCTGCGGAATTACTACGAACAGTACAACGCTAATGTGCATCGAGGCGCTCATAGTCTCAGCGCTAAAGCTACCGATGCTTATGAAGGTGCTAGAGATAAAGTAGCCAAATTTATTAATGCTGCATCACGTCAGGAAATTATTTACACCCGCAACGCAAGTGAGGCGATTAACTTAGTCGCTTACAGTTGGGGAATGAACAATTTGCAGCCGGGAGATGAAATTATTCTGTCGGTGATGGAACACCACAGTAATATTGTGCCGTGGCAATTTGTAGCCCAAAAAACTGGTGCAGTGTTGAAATTTGTTGAACTAACACCAGAAGAAACTTTTGATTTAGAACAGTTTAAAAACCTGATTTCTGACAAAACAAAACTGGTTTCAGTAGTTCATATTTCTAATGCTTTGGGTTGTATTAACCCAGTGCAAGAAATTGGTGCGATCGCTCACAGATACGGTGCGAAATTCTTAGTTGATGCTTGTCAAAGTGTTCCCCATTTTCCTGTTGATGTCCAAGAAATAGATTGTGATTGGTTGGTAGCTTCTGGGCATAAAATGTGCGCTCCAACTGGCATAGGATTTCTCTATGGCAAGTTGGAATTGTTGGAATCGATGCCACCATTTTTTGGTGGTGGAGAAATGATTGCAGAGGTGTTTTTAGACCATTCTACCTATGCAGAATTACCGCATAAGTTTGAAGCTGGTACACCTGCAATTGGGGAAGCGATCGCTCTTGGTGCAGCGGTAGATTATCTGACTAACATAGGTATGGATAAAATCCACGCCTACGAAGCAGAATTAACCGCTTATTTGTTCCAACAATTAGAGCAAATTCCCCAAATTCGGATTTACGGCCCCAAACCAAACGCTAAAGGAGAAGGGAGAGCTGCATTAGCTACATTCACAGCCGCAGATGTCCATGCTAACGACTTATCTACATTATTAGATCAAGAAGGCGTTGCAATTCGTTCAGGACATCACTGTACTCAACCATTACATCGCTATTTAGGGCTTGCTGCCACCGCACGAGCAAGTTTATCTTTCTACAATACTCGTGAAGAAATTGATGTTTTCATCAAAGCGTTGAAGGACACACTTGACTTTTTTGCTGGTTTCGCAGGTTAA
- the sufD gene encoding Fe-S cluster assembly protein SufD, with product MSIQISPSPIPNSDAVSLTSSLLDRDDYLTGLLNQVSATKTEGWLQELRQGAANWVRHSTIPTTREEEWRFTDLSSLRQLQLNVETQLIPVDISSLTLPEAANSRLVFVNGVYAPELSAFADLSPGIAVSNLTALSVDEQEQVQQYLAQSEGAQEVFTALNTAGITDAAVVWVTKNIVVETPIHLLFISVGETPTISQPRCLVVAEGGSQVSLIEEYTNRRGAKSAEAERVYLTNAVTEIWIGDNAQVSHTRVEREGAAAFHIGKTAVAQARDSRYTCHAITLGGKLSRHNLEILQTGEQTQTTLNGLTMISGKQVADTHSAIALNHPHGTSKQLHKCIVGDRAHAVFNGKVFVPKPAQLTDARQLNRNLLLSSKARVDTKPQLEITADNVKCAHGATVSQLEDDEIFYLQSRGIDENDARKLLINAFAAEIINEIPVSSLREILLTTVNSLKSLTLDS from the coding sequence ATGTCTATTCAAATATCTCCTAGTCCCATTCCTAACTCGGATGCAGTGAGTTTGACATCTTCTCTTTTAGATAGAGATGATTATCTGACTGGATTGTTAAATCAGGTAAGCGCAACCAAAACAGAGGGTTGGTTGCAGGAATTACGCCAAGGTGCTGCTAATTGGGTACGTCACTCAACTATCCCGACTACCCGCGAGGAAGAATGGCGATTTACTGATTTGTCATCTCTGCGACAGCTGCAATTAAATGTAGAGACGCAATTAATACCAGTTGATATTTCTTCGCTAACTCTACCAGAAGCGGCTAATAGTCGTTTGGTGTTTGTTAATGGCGTTTATGCACCAGAGTTATCCGCATTTGCAGATTTGTCACCTGGAATTGCGGTAAGTAATTTAACAGCTTTGTCTGTAGATGAGCAGGAGCAAGTACAACAGTATTTAGCTCAATCTGAGGGAGCGCAAGAAGTGTTTACGGCTCTCAATACGGCTGGGATAACTGATGCAGCAGTAGTATGGGTGACGAAGAATATTGTTGTTGAGACGCCAATTCATCTGCTGTTTATTTCGGTTGGCGAGACGCCGACGATTTCGCAGCCGCGTTGTTTGGTAGTGGCGGAAGGTGGTTCGCAAGTAAGTTTGATTGAAGAGTATACTAACCGCAGAGGCGCAAAGAGCGCAGAGGCAGAGAGGGTTTACCTCACTAATGCGGTTACGGAAATTTGGATTGGTGATAATGCCCAAGTAAGTCATACTAGGGTTGAGCGGGAAGGTGCAGCGGCTTTTCATATTGGAAAAACTGCTGTGGCTCAGGCTCGTGATAGCCGATATACCTGTCATGCGATTACTTTAGGCGGTAAGTTATCGCGGCATAATTTAGAGATTTTGCAAACTGGTGAGCAAACCCAAACTACTCTCAATGGGTTGACGATGATTTCGGGTAAGCAGGTAGCAGATACTCATAGCGCGATCGCCCTGAATCATCCGCATGGTACAAGTAAGCAATTGCATAAATGTATTGTCGGCGATCGCGCTCATGCAGTCTTTAATGGTAAAGTATTTGTTCCCAAACCAGCGCAGTTGACAGATGCAAGGCAGTTAAATCGCAATTTGCTACTATCATCTAAAGCCAGAGTTGACACCAAACCCCAATTAGAAATTACTGCCGATAATGTGAAATGCGCTCACGGTGCAACCGTCAGCCAGTTGGAGGATGATGAAATCTTCTATCTGCAAAGTCGGGGTATTGATGAAAACGATGCTCGTAAGTTGTTGATTAATGCCTTTGCTGCTGAAATTATCAACGAAATACCAGTATCATCTCTCAGAGAGATATTACTAACCACAGTCAATAGTCTCAAGTCTTTGACTCTTGACTCTTGA
- the sufC gene encoding Fe-S cluster assembly ATPase SufC, producing the protein MIIENSEVVLSVRNLTATVDGTPILKGVNLEVRSGEIHAIMGPNGSGKSTFSKVLAGHPAYEVTGGEVIFQGQNLLELEPEERARSGVFLAFQYPLEIPGVSNLDFLRVAYNSRLKAQGLEEIDAFDFDDLIEEKLEVVKMNPAFLSRSLNEGFSGGEKKRNEILQMALLEPKLAILDETDSGLDIDALRIVANGVNQLASPENATILITHYQRLLDYIVPDFVHVMANGQIINSGGKELALELESRGYDWVLAEFAAEVGV; encoded by the coding sequence ATGATTATTGAAAATAGTGAAGTTGTGCTGTCAGTAAGAAATTTGACGGCTACTGTTGATGGGACGCCGATTCTCAAGGGTGTGAATTTGGAAGTACGCTCTGGAGAAATCCATGCAATTATGGGGCCGAATGGTTCTGGTAAGAGTACTTTCTCCAAGGTGCTGGCTGGACATCCAGCGTATGAGGTGACTGGCGGCGAGGTAATTTTCCAAGGGCAAAATCTGCTGGAATTAGAACCAGAAGAACGGGCAAGAAGTGGTGTATTTTTGGCTTTTCAGTATCCCTTAGAAATTCCCGGTGTCAGCAATTTAGATTTCTTGCGGGTGGCGTATAATTCCCGGCTGAAGGCACAAGGTTTAGAAGAAATAGACGCCTTTGATTTTGACGATTTGATTGAAGAAAAGCTGGAAGTGGTAAAGATGAATCCTGCTTTTCTCAGTCGGAGTTTGAATGAAGGGTTTTCTGGTGGTGAAAAGAAGCGGAATGAAATTCTGCAAATGGCGCTGCTAGAACCGAAGTTAGCAATTTTGGATGAGACAGATTCTGGTTTGGATATTGACGCTCTCAGAATTGTGGCTAATGGAGTAAATCAACTGGCAAGTCCTGAAAATGCCACAATCTTGATTACCCACTACCAGCGATTACTCGATTATATTGTGCCAGACTTCGTTCATGTGATGGCAAACGGGCAGATTATCAATAGTGGCGGTAAGGAACTGGCGCTAGAGTTGGAGTCTCGTGGTTATGACTGGGTACTGGCAGAATTTGCGGCTGAGGTGGGTGTGTAA
- the sufB gene encoding Fe-S cluster assembly protein SufB, which translates to MSATVKTLVNQPYKYGFVTDIESDTIERGLNEDVIRLISSKKNEPEFMLEFRLKAYRQWQKMTEPTWPSVKYPPINYQDIIYYSAPKRKKEKLNSLDEVDPTLLETFEKLGISLSEQKRLANVAVDAIFDSVSVATTFKEKLAKDGVIFCSISEALQEHPELVKKYLGSVVPIADNYFAALNAAVFSDGSFVYIPKGVKCPMELSTYFRINSGDTGQFERTLIVAEEGSYVSYLEGCTAPMYDSNQLHAAVVELVALDNAEIKYSTVQNWYAGDANGKGGIYNFVTKRGLCQGVNSKISWTQVETGSAITWKYPSCVLVGDNSVGEFYSVALTNHMQQADTGSKMIHVGKNTRSTIISKGISAGKSSNSYRGLVKINPTAKGARNYSQCDSMLIGDNAHANTFPYIQVQNSTAKVEHEASTSKIGEDQLFYFAQRGISSEDAISMMISGFCKDVFNQLPMEFAVEADKLLSLKLEGSVG; encoded by the coding sequence ATGAGTGCCACTGTCAAAACCTTAGTCAACCAACCCTACAAGTACGGCTTTGTCACTGACATTGAGTCCGACACTATTGAGCGTGGACTAAACGAGGACGTTATCCGCTTGATCTCCTCCAAGAAGAACGAGCCGGAATTCATGCTGGAGTTTCGCCTCAAAGCGTATCGCCAGTGGCAAAAAATGACAGAACCGACTTGGCCTAGTGTCAAGTATCCACCAATAAATTATCAGGATATCATTTATTACTCTGCGCCAAAACGCAAGAAAGAGAAACTAAACAGCTTAGACGAAGTTGATCCTACCCTCCTAGAAACCTTTGAAAAGCTAGGCATTTCCCTCTCTGAACAAAAGCGTTTGGCAAACGTCGCTGTAGATGCGATTTTCGATAGCGTCTCTGTCGCTACTACCTTTAAGGAAAAGTTAGCTAAAGATGGCGTTATCTTCTGCTCAATTTCGGAAGCATTACAAGAACACCCAGAACTGGTAAAAAAATACCTGGGTAGCGTCGTTCCTATAGCTGACAACTACTTTGCTGCTTTGAACGCCGCCGTCTTCAGTGATGGTTCCTTCGTCTACATTCCCAAAGGCGTCAAATGCCCGATGGAACTATCTACTTACTTCCGCATCAACTCTGGCGATACGGGACAATTCGAGCGGACTTTGATTGTCGCCGAAGAAGGTAGCTATGTTTCTTATCTAGAAGGTTGCACCGCACCAATGTACGATAGCAACCAACTCCACGCCGCTGTCGTGGAACTTGTTGCCCTCGACAATGCCGAAATTAAATACTCCACCGTGCAGAACTGGTACGCTGGAGATGCTAACGGTAAAGGCGGTATTTACAACTTCGTCACCAAGCGCGGTTTGTGCCAAGGCGTAAATTCCAAGATTTCCTGGACTCAAGTAGAAACAGGTTCAGCAATTACTTGGAAGTATCCCAGCTGCGTATTGGTAGGTGATAACTCTGTGGGTGAATTCTACTCGGTGGCGCTGACAAATCATATGCAGCAAGCCGATACTGGCTCGAAGATGATTCACGTTGGTAAGAATACTCGCAGTACGATTATTTCTAAAGGAATCTCCGCAGGTAAATCCAGCAACAGCTACCGGGGTTTGGTGAAAATCAACCCGACTGCTAAAGGCGCAAGAAACTATTCGCAGTGTGACTCAATGCTGATTGGGGATAATGCCCACGCGAATACTTTCCCCTATATCCAAGTGCAGAACAGTACTGCCAAGGTGGAGCATGAAGCTTCCACTTCTAAGATTGGAGAAGATCAACTATTCTACTTTGCTCAACGGGGCATTTCGTCAGAAGATGCTATTTCAATGATGATTAGTGGCTTCTGTAAAGATGTTTTCAATCAGCTACCGATGGAGTTTGCTGTAGAAGCTGATAAGTTGTTGAGCCTGAAGTTAGAAGGCAGCGTTGGGTAA
- the sufR gene encoding iron-sulfur cluster biosynthesis transcriptional regulator SufR, whose amino-acid sequence MATTHQSSTKQDILEYLLKHSQATAFELAAVLDVSPQAIRRHLKDLEAEELVLYSSTAPTEKIQSAASGRSEVRGMGRPQHLYQLSRQGRDRLQRTVSERFGDRHSDFAVSLLDTLAETVGHDQFKSILRKQWERKAEEYRDRLGNGSLQERVANLVELRKAEGFMAEYHAVDSNDSSNGDSVNTVGDRYIFIEHNCAISNVAESFPSICGHELEMFAAVLPDCTVERTHWIINGEHRCGYLVQARKQNCNK is encoded by the coding sequence ATGGCGACTACTCACCAGTCCTCAACCAAGCAAGATATTCTAGAGTATCTCCTGAAACACTCACAAGCAACGGCTTTTGAGCTAGCCGCAGTTTTAGATGTCAGTCCCCAAGCAATTCGTCGTCATCTCAAGGATTTGGAGGCGGAGGAGCTAGTTTTGTACTCATCAACAGCACCAACCGAGAAAATTCAAAGTGCTGCTTCTGGGCGATCTGAAGTTCGAGGGATGGGGAGGCCGCAGCACCTTTATCAACTGAGCCGTCAGGGACGCGATCGCCTGCAACGGACAGTCAGCGAACGCTTCGGTGATCGACACAGTGACTTTGCTGTTTCGCTGTTGGATACCTTAGCAGAAACAGTAGGGCATGATCAATTTAAATCGATTTTACGAAAACAGTGGGAGAGGAAAGCAGAAGAATATCGCGATCGCCTCGGTAACGGTTCGCTGCAAGAACGTGTCGCTAACTTAGTCGAACTCAGAAAAGCTGAAGGATTTATGGCAGAGTATCACGCTGTAGACTCGAATGACTCTTCAAATGGTGATTCTGTGAATACTGTGGGCGATCGCTATATCTTCATAGAGCATAACTGCGCCATTTCCAATGTTGCCGAGTCTTTTCCTAGCATCTGCGGTCATGAATTAGAAATGTTTGCCGCTGTTCTACCAGATTGTACGGTAGAGCGTACCCACTGGATTATTAATGGCGAACATCGTTGTGGCTATTTGGTTCAAGCTCGAAAGCAAAATTGCAACAAATAA
- a CDS encoding YbjQ family protein, giving the protein MILTTTDVIQGAVIDSYLGIVTAEVVYGSNFLRDFLASIRDIIGGRTGSYERLFEQGQRKALEELEQRAQRLGANAVIGIEIDTGTINIDQSGVLLLITATGTAVRMR; this is encoded by the coding sequence ATGATTTTAACTACCACTGATGTGATTCAAGGAGCCGTAATTGATTCATATTTAGGTATTGTGACAGCAGAAGTAGTATACGGTAGCAATTTTTTGCGAGATTTTTTGGCTAGCATTCGAGATATTATTGGTGGACGCACCGGTAGCTATGAGCGTTTATTTGAGCAGGGTCAACGGAAGGCGCTAGAAGAATTAGAACAACGCGCACAACGTTTAGGAGCTAATGCTGTAATCGGTATTGAAATTGATACTGGCACAATCAATATTGACCAGTCAGGAGTTTTATTGTTGATTACTGCTACAGGCACTGCTGTAAGAATGCGTTAG
- a CDS encoding tetratricopeptide repeat protein, whose protein sequence is MYKTKSLVLSVLLLGCFGVTIPPTAQAQVLLVQARNPELKQLLEEGKRLVDTGDYSGAIAVYQQAATIAPKNAKIYSGIGYLYAQQGNYQAALGAYRRAIAINPNNSDFYYAVGYIKANLGDTAGAKEGYRRAIQLNRNNVNAYLGLGVTQSRLGDYNAASWAYEQAMNLDKNNAQTYELMGTMYKQRRQTKQASSLLQKARDLYKRRNDPDGVERVETMLRQLGR, encoded by the coding sequence GTGTACAAAACGAAATCATTAGTATTAAGCGTTCTTTTATTAGGATGTTTTGGCGTCACCATACCTCCAACCGCTCAGGCCCAGGTGTTGTTGGTGCAAGCTAGAAACCCAGAGTTAAAGCAACTGCTAGAGGAAGGAAAAAGATTAGTAGATACTGGCGATTACAGTGGTGCGATCGCAGTTTATCAACAAGCAGCCACCATAGCTCCTAAAAATGCCAAAATTTATTCTGGTATTGGCTATTTATACGCTCAACAAGGAAACTATCAGGCGGCGCTAGGCGCTTATCGTCGTGCTATTGCCATCAATCCTAACAACAGTGATTTTTACTACGCGGTAGGTTATATCAAAGCGAATTTGGGCGACACTGCTGGCGCGAAAGAAGGTTACCGTCGTGCAATACAATTAAACCGTAACAACGTCAATGCCTATTTAGGGTTAGGTGTAACGCAATCCCGTTTGGGAGACTATAATGCAGCTTCCTGGGCATACGAACAGGCAATGAACCTAGATAAGAACAATGCTCAGACTTACGAATTAATGGGAACGATGTATAAACAGCGACGACAAACCAAACAAGCCAGTAGCTTGCTGCAAAAAGCTCGTGATTTATACAAACGACGCAATGACCCAGATGGTGTAGAAAGGGTAGAAACCATGCTGCGACAGTTAGGCAGATGA
- a CDS encoding ABC transporter ATP-binding protein, translating into MTAAVLLENVHKFYNNVPVVNDLSFTIEAGEIFALLGPNGAGKSTTIRMLTTLTKPSQGKIEVAGYDVVSQPILAKQSIGVVLQQTSVDADLTVWENMELHGRLHHIANPQRQRLINQWLEYVELAERCNDLVKTLSGGMKRRLQIARALLHQPQILFLDEPTVGLDPQTRRRLWEIIRDLNKQGMTMLLTTHYMDEVEFLCDAFGSAKPGRIGIMDNGKLISLGTLKQLRSAHGEGLVTKQLGVTETGSDGARHWEYLFFPSLEEANIYLNEQPDKTGMMVRPSNLEDIFVELTGRQLD; encoded by the coding sequence ATGACTGCTGCTGTCTTACTAGAAAATGTCCACAAGTTTTATAACAACGTCCCTGTTGTAAATGACCTTTCATTCACAATTGAAGCGGGGGAGATATTTGCTTTACTTGGCCCCAACGGTGCAGGTAAATCAACCACAATTCGGATGCTGACTACGCTAACCAAACCATCTCAAGGAAAGATAGAAGTAGCCGGATATGATGTAGTTAGCCAACCAATATTGGCAAAACAGAGTATTGGCGTAGTTTTGCAGCAAACCAGTGTAGATGCTGATTTAACTGTATGGGAAAATATGGAGTTGCATGGGAGACTACATCATATAGCCAACCCGCAGCGACAGCGACTAATTAATCAATGGCTAGAGTATGTTGAGCTAGCAGAGAGATGCAATGATTTGGTAAAAACTCTGTCTGGTGGGATGAAACGACGTTTACAGATAGCGAGAGCTTTACTACATCAACCGCAAATTCTATTTTTAGATGAACCAACTGTAGGACTAGACCCCCAAACCAGGCGACGCCTTTGGGAAATTATTCGAGATTTAAATAAACAGGGGATGACGATGCTACTGACGACTCATTACATGGATGAAGTCGAATTTTTGTGCGATGCCTTTGGCTCAGCTAAACCAGGACGCATTGGGATTATGGATAACGGCAAACTGATTTCTTTGGGAACTCTCAAACAGTTGCGCTCTGCTCACGGTGAAGGTTTAGTGACGAAGCAATTAGGTGTTACTGAAACGGGGAGTGATGGCGCACGTCACTGGGAATATCTATTTTTCCCTTCTCTAGAAGAAGCAAACATTTACTTGAATGAACAGCCCGATAAAACCGGAATGATGGTGCGTCCCTCTAACCTGGAAGATATTTTTGTGGAATTAACGGGACGCCAGTTAGATTAA
- a CDS encoding PEP-CTERM sorting domain-containing protein: MTSTATVLGLAIMSILGHVPADAAQFKIYGKFADKLTSSRNDPIVDVENGFFDGTVEIDDTNPTNGFNVTGWSVQVFSSTGRNILTFRSEYPDPQFETGSVSISNFSDSSLIKFDFAFDDRRLPQSSIGTNSLNLFLNQPNFIGNITPESYFDEFRKPYYVPQEYAPYYAINVVDGYVKKVPEPLTIIGTLVAGAIGWSMKRRQKCQSN, translated from the coding sequence ATGACAAGTACTGCTACTGTCTTAGGACTTGCCATTATGAGTATTTTGGGTCATGTACCTGCTGATGCAGCACAATTCAAAATTTACGGGAAATTTGCAGATAAACTTACTTCTAGTAGAAATGATCCTATTGTGGACGTAGAAAATGGTTTTTTTGATGGGACAGTAGAAATAGATGATACAAATCCGACAAATGGATTTAACGTCACAGGGTGGTCAGTACAAGTATTTAGCTCTACAGGGAGAAATATTTTAACTTTCCGAAGTGAATATCCTGACCCTCAATTTGAAACTGGTAGTGTCAGCATTAGTAATTTTAGTGACAGCAGTTTAATAAAGTTTGACTTCGCTTTTGACGACAGAAGATTACCTCAATCATCAATAGGCACAAACTCTTTGAATTTGTTCTTAAATCAGCCAAATTTTATCGGAAATATTACGCCGGAATCATATTTTGACGAATTCCGAAAACCATATTATGTACCTCAAGAGTATGCACCATATTACGCAATAAATGTCGTAGATGGCTATGTTAAAAAAGTGCCAGAACCATTGACTATAATTGGTACATTGGTTGCTGGTGCTATTGGTTGGTCGATGAAACGCAGGCAAAAGTGCCAAAGTAATTAG
- a CDS encoding peptidoglycan-binding domain-containing protein, whose product MKLQDFLGKQEKWGFEAIAKDPELARQIQVLLIGLGLLDPPADDKFGPISTAALKKFQELKKTGESEFLGAVTAKELIETKPEDLPKPPLKLGNDIASKIVKYMQAKNYQIFTSPREYNIVYLEGVNENWSLNSDTPNQFNDRRIVIEVVEGVPKIVNHWQATTEPGKYYTYNPMNPGGAARIKFGQYKSWAVGYHGNAERHEALVQVAPITVHRDFNKDFQRTGDKLDTGLFQVNQHWGYDAPANDIKNASAGCLVGRRREGHREFMAIIKQDRRYLANNDYVFYTTVIPGDDLLKTFPG is encoded by the coding sequence ATGAAACTACAAGATTTTTTGGGAAAACAGGAGAAATGGGGATTTGAGGCGATCGCTAAAGACCCAGAATTAGCTCGTCAGATTCAGGTACTTTTAATTGGTTTAGGTCTCCTCGACCCTCCTGCTGATGACAAGTTTGGGCCGATTTCTACGGCTGCCCTCAAAAAATTTCAAGAATTAAAAAAGACTGGAGAAAGTGAATTTCTAGGAGCAGTCACAGCTAAAGAGCTGATTGAAACAAAACCAGAGGATCTACCTAAACCCCCTTTAAAACTAGGTAATGATATTGCCAGCAAGATTGTGAAATATATGCAGGCAAAAAATTATCAGATATTCACTAGTCCTAGAGAATACAACATTGTTTATCTAGAAGGAGTTAATGAAAATTGGAGTCTCAATAGTGATACACCTAATCAATTTAATGACCGACGGATTGTTATTGAAGTAGTAGAAGGTGTTCCCAAAATTGTGAATCACTGGCAAGCTACTACCGAACCTGGAAAATATTATACTTATAATCCAATGAATCCTGGAGGCGCTGCCAGAATTAAGTTTGGGCAATACAAATCTTGGGCAGTTGGCTACCACGGTAATGCAGAACGTCACGAAGCATTAGTGCAAGTTGCACCAATCACTGTTCACAGAGATTTCAACAAAGACTTTCAACGGACTGGTGACAAACTTGATACAGGTCTTTTCCAAGTTAATCAACACTGGGGCTATGATGCTCCGGCAAATGATATTAAAAATGCCAGTGCAGGCTGTTTAGTAGGGCGTAGGCGCGAGGGACACCGAGAGTTCATGGCGATAATTAAACAAGACCGCCGTTATTTAGCTAATAACGATTATGTGTTCTACACTACTGTTATTCCTGGGGATGATTTATTGAAGACATTCCCTGGATAA